GCGACGAACCCCCGCCGGTCGCCTTGCGCGAGGAAGAAGCCGCGCTCACCCAGCACGCTCTCAAACGCCTCCTTTCCGTCGGCGACGGCCCAGCACTCCTGCAAGCAGGCTTTGATCGCGCTGGCGCTGCGCCCGGTGCGCGCGGCCTGCTGCCATTCGTGCCGGGTGAAGTTCAGGGGATTGCCGTACTCCGGGTTCAGCAAGCCCTTGGGCATCTGCCAGCCGTGTTCGATGAAAAGCTGGCGGGAGACCGCCTGGAGTTTCGGCCAGTCGTTATAGATGTTGACCGCCTTCATTCCCTCAACGTCGATCCGGCTCCACACGCAATGGGCATGGCGCCGCCCTTCCTTTTCATGGAAGACGACGACGCGCGGCTGGTCCGTCAGGCCGAGCTTGTCTTCGATGATCTTGAGCGCCGCCTCGAAGACTTCAACCGGGACGCTCTGGTCTTTGGGCGGATTCAGCGAGAGGGAATACATATATTTCCGGCACTGCGTGCCTTGCGCCAACGCATAGGCTTCTTCGAGCGCGCCGCGCACCGTGCTCGCCAGAAACCCCCGGACCTGATGCACGGTGACATGCTCGTTCTGCAGTCCGTTGAGCAGATGTTCGGCCATCTGCCGCCCGCCGCCGCGCTGGTTGCCTTTGAGGATCATGGGCCGCCGTCTTTTCCCTTGTCTCCCGAGGGAAGGAGACCCAGGGCAGAGAGGAGCGCATCCCGCATGGCGCGGATTCCCGCGCAGGCTTCGAGCAGCGCCTTGTGCACGTCCGCATTGACCGGCAGCGATCCGGTATGGACGGCCTTGGCGAGCTGGTTGATGTTCTGGGAAAGGCGGGACTGACCGAGCAGGCCCAGGAGTTTGGCCAGAGCTTCGCGGTCCTTGACGGGTTTGCGCCCCCGCGTCCGGGGCCGGATGTCGCGATTGATCAACGCATCCTTTATCCAGGCGCCGAGCGGCATCCCGTCGGCGAGCGCGTCGAGCGCCTTGCGCTCCTCCTGTGTGAGCCGCAGCGAGAAAGGCGCGCCGTGTTTGCCGGGATTCTTGCCAGACGGGGGTTTCTCAGCCATGGCTGCCCCCGTTTCCCGAAATAATGGCGGTTGCCGTTTCGCTGGCCGAACCCGTACAATGCGCGGCTCTGGAAGCGCGAACTCCCTCCGAGTTGGACAGTACCGCGCTCAAGGAGTCGAGGGCGGCAGGGCCGGCGGCGATATCGAAGGCTTGAAAGAGCGGTAGATAGCGTTGGCAGCCAGCCCCCGCTACCAACGCCGTCTTGGTCGTACCGAAGCGGTTGTCATTGACAGCCTGCTGAATACGGCCGGACAAAAGCCGATCCTTACTGGCCGCCTCTGCTCCGGCGGCCAGATCGAGGATTCCGGCCAGATCGCCGTAAAGGTCGATCTTCAATTCGTCCCGCCCCCCAAGGGGACATGACTTGCCCAAATGAGACCAGGGCGTGAGGACGATTTTCTCGATCAGCCCCCGCACATGCTCCGCCGGTTCGCCGCCGTGTCCCGATTTTGAGGCACCGGCCCCGGAGTTTGAGGAAGCCAGCGCCTCCCGCAAGCCCGCCACTTCCGCCCGGTAGCGCCGGGCCATCGCCGGATGCAGGAGCGGCCTGGCCTGTTCGCTGCCCCGCGCAATAACCGAATCCAGCGTCTCCAGCCGGGCCGCGATGCTCTCCAATTCGTCCTTGACCAAGGCGGCGGCGATGCCTTCCCGGATGGCGGTCAGGACGTTCGCACGGGCCTTCTGGAGCTTCTCCCGCTCGGCCCTGGACTCGGCCAGCGCGGAATCCTGCGCCGCCCGGAGGCGGTTGAGGTGGCGCGTGTATTCCTCACAGAACACTTGCAGCAGATCGTCCCGCATCAGGTGGGTCTGGAGGGCGGAAAGGACTTTGCGCTCCAGAACCTCCCGCGCCATCGTCTTGCGGTTCCCGCAGACGCTCTCGCCCTTGTTCTTGGAGGAAGCGCAGCCGTAGTGGGTTGAATTGATCTTGGCGTAACCGCCGCCGCACACCCCGCACTTGACCAGACCCGAGAGCAGATACCGGGGCCGGTTCCGTGCCCACAGGCCCGGAGCCTTGGCATCCAGCGCCTTCTGCCGCGCCTTCGCCGCATCCCATAAGTCCTGCGGGACGATCCGCAGGTCGGGAAGCTCCTGACGGATGACGGCAGCATCGTTGTTCAGCCGCGTCACCCGCCGTCCGGTCGCCGGGTCCTTGATGAAGCGCTGGCGGTTCCACACGAGCTGTCCGATGTACAACTCGTTATTGAGGATTCCGGTGCCGCGCCGGCGGTTGCCATTGATCGTCGATTGCCCCCATGCCTTGCCGCCCCCTTTGCTTGACGGACACGGGATTCCTTCGCGGTTGAGCTGGGCGGCAATCGCCTTGGGCGAGAGGTTGCGGTTTGCATAGTCCTCGAAGATGCGGACCACCACAGCGGCCTGCGCCGGGTTGACCGTGCGATCCCCGCGCAGCGCCTGACCTTGCGCATCGAAGCGTTTCACCACGTTGTATCCGTAGGCGATGCCGCCGCCGGATTTGCCGTGCTCGATGCGCCCACGCAAGCCGCGGCGTGTCTTGTCCGCAAGGTCTTTCAAAAACATCGCATTCATCGTGCCCTTGAGGCCGATATGCAGGGTGGAGATTTCACCCTCGGAGAGCGTGACCATGGAGACGCCTGCAAACTGCAAGCGCTTGTAGAGTCCCGCGATGTCTTCCTGATCGCGGCTCAAACGATCCAGAGCTTCCGCAAGGACAATGTCGAACTGTCCTTCCAGTGCATCGCGGATCAGCGCCTGGATGCCGGGCCGCATCAGCGATGCGCCCGACAATCCGGCGTCGCTAGTGCATTCCACGACCGTCCAGCCTTGCTTCTCTGCATACTCTCTGCACAGGCGCACCTGATCCTCGATGGAGTGATCGCTTTGCAGATCGGAGCTATAGCGCGCATAGAGCGCGACGCGTTTGCCTGAACTGCTCTTCGCCGTATTCATCATTGCCTTCATCAGTGCGCCCTCATTGCACCCGTCCGTTCTCCCGTTCCCGCTCCAACCGGAAATCCGCTTCCGCCGCCTGCCGCGCCAGCGCTTTCACCAGCGCGACAATCTTCTCTTCCAGCTTCGTGCCGTCCCGATTGTGACTCTCTTTTGGCCGAGTCTTCAACCGCTGGAGCGCCTTGCGTTCTGCGGGGTCACGCCGCATGGCGCTCTTCCTTCAGCGTGCCACGGATGCGCTTAACGAACCGTAAAGAGAATCGGCGCAAAGCGTCTCTGGGCGCCGCGTTCCGGTCCTTCATCCGGCCAGCGGTTTCGCCCATGCCGCTCATGATCTCTCCGCGTTTCCACCGGCCGCTTTCGCGGGCGCGGACGGATTTATTTTCGGATGGGGCGCGGCGCAGGCGCGTCTGGACCACACCGCGTCCTTAAAGTAAGGAAGCTTCCTGGCCCGGATGACGGGCTGGCCAGCGACGGCGATCAGTTGCTCCTCTTCGGGCAGACGCCCGATTTCATCGGGCGTGAGGACCGGAAAGCCGCGCTCATTCACCGACAGGCGCCACGGCGCGAAGAAATTCTCAGCCTCGCGGGAGACGCTCCGTCCTTTTCGTGTCGCATTGCCGATGCGCGCGCTCCACGCCTTGCGGTCGAGTTCGCTGCGGATACTCCAGGCTTGCACGAGGCTCGATTGCTCCTCGATCAAACCCGCGAGATTGGGGCCGTAAATCTCCACGGGCTGGCGGCGGGACTGGAAGATCATCCAGCACCGCACGCCCTTGCCGGGCAGGAGCGAGAGCGCCTTGCCGATATTGGGCAGGCGTCCGAGATTGCCCATCTCTTCGAGCATGAAGAGCAGCTTCGTGCGGCGCTCATGCAGCGTCGGCGAGGCCGCAATGGCCTCCAAAAGCAGGGTGACGATCAGCCCCATCCACGGGCCGTGGGTTTCGAGCTTGGATTCCGGCAGGATCAGATAAAGCGTCGTCTTCCCGTCCAGCACATCGGAAAGCGAGAAATCGCTCTCCATCAGCGAGCGCCCGAAATCCGAATGCGCCTCGTAAAGCTCCAGCGCGTGCATGGCGTTGTCGCGGAACGCGCCGAACGTCTTGGCGTATTCCGGCTCCAGCCCGTCGGCGAGCGCGTTGCCGTATTCGCGCAGGAGGCCGGAGAACATCTCTGTGTTCTGCATGACCGAGGCCATCGAGCGCTTTTCGAATTCACTCGACCAGACGCAGGCGCGCAGTCCCGGCAGCGTGCATTTGTCGGGCTCCAGGGCGGCGAGGTAGAGAAGGAAGGTCACGATCAGGCGCCGCCCGCCATTGCGGAAGAAGATTCCGTCGCCCGCTTCATGGGCGTGGCCGCGTTCAGAGACGAGCTGGAGCGCGATCAGCTTGCAGAGCGCGTGCAGTTCGCGCCCGCTGTTCTTGAGCACATCCTCGACGAGAACACGCAGCGGATTAAAGCGCAGGCCGGGAATGCCACGCGCCCCGAAGGGATTGAGGATCAGGACGCGCTGCCCGTCCTTCTTTCGCCACGGGGCGGTGAGCGCGGTCAGCTCGCCTTTGACATCGGTGACGATGACGCTGCCCGAAGTCCAGTGCAACAGCGCCGGGACGACGAGCGACGTTGTCTTCCCTGTGCGGGCCGGGGCGTAGGCCAGCATGTGGCCGTTGCCGGACTGGAAGGGATCGTAGAAGAGCTTGCGTCCTTCCAGCATTCCGATGAAAAGGCCGCGCCTGGCCTCGCTCATCTTCTGCACGAAACGGTCCTTGAGCGTGGCGAGCCGCGCCTCGCCGTAGCCGCCTGAGACGATCCGGCTCTCATGCAACAGATTGATCTGGTTGGCGGTCTCCAGCCCTTGCAGGGAGAGTGCGAGCAGCGTCTTGCCCAATAAAAAGAGCGCCAGCCCCATGACCGCCAGACCCCACAGACGCCAATCGGGATACTGCGCGATCCAGGCGCCGAGCCACAGCAGCGCGAGCGCGAGGATCAGCGCAGGGACAATCGCTTGACGTTGCCGGGCGCGCATCGTCCTAGCGCCCCTCGATCCTGAGGATTTGCAGGCCCGAGAGCGAAACCCCGAAGGCGCGCAGGAAGCGGTCGAGTTCGCCTTGTAAATCCGCGCCTGCCGAGACTTGCAGATCGGCTACCGGCGCGAGCACGGCGGGCGCCGCGTTTCCCGCCCAGAAGACGAAGAGCTTGTTGTCATTGGCGATCTTCTGGCCGCTCGCGATGAGGGTGGCGACCTTTGCGCCGTATTCGTCCGTGATCCCGGAGTCGATCCCGTCGGTAATGACCAGCGTGATGTTGGGCATCCCGGTCTCCCAGGAATAGACCGCGCTGCGGTTGGTCTCGAAACTGATCCGCAGCGCCTCGAAGAGCGCGGTTCCGCCCGAAGGCGCCGGAACCTTGCCGAGAACGGAAGCCGCTTGCGCGCATGGGGTTGGCCGCGCCGGATCGGTCAGCTCCTGCACGCGCTCGTTAAAGACCAGCACCCGGCAGCGCGCGAACGCGGGCAGCGCGGCCATAAACGTCCGCAAGGAGACCATCACCGGATCGAGCGCCCCCGCCATCGAGCCCGAGACATCAAGCAGCAGATTGACGGGCAGCGGCGTTCCATCCGGGATCGCCGCCCAGTCATAGGAAAACGTCAGGCGTTTGAAGGATGTGTTGAAGACAGAAACTTCCGAGGGTGCGGGCGCAACAATCGACCCGTCCGCCCGCCGGAAGAGGACCAGCGCCTCGCGCGCACCGTTTATTCCGCGCACACCGGCAATCGTCACCGAGGCGACATTGCCGCCGGCAAGGACGATGAGGTCCTCGCCCTTGTGGCCCGCAAAGGCGGTGAAGGGGCGGCCGCTCTCCAGCAACAGTCCCGAGCGCCGGATACGCAGATCAAGGAGCGAGTCGTTCCCCGCCGCAAGATCGAAGACGATCTCCGGCTTGCCGAGCGTGCGGATTTGCGCGTCCGGATCGGCGACCGAGAGCTTCGCGCGTCCGGCCTCAGGAACCGTGACGGATATCCTCTGCGCGTTGGCGGCGCCGGTCGCGAGTGCGAACGTGAGGATGCGTACAAGAGTATGCGTTCTCATAAAGTCCGTTCTCATGGCGTCTCTCCGGCGCTGAAGGGCGAGGAGCGCAGAGCGGACAAGGAGCGCTCGACATCGAGAAACGTGACGGGAATGCCGCGCGCGCGCAGTTCCTCGAAGCTCGGCGCCAGAAATTCCTCCCACACGCGCTTTTGATGCGGAGAGACCCAGAAGAAGGCAAGCGAACGGAGATTGGCTGACCCCAGAAGCGCGCCGTTAATGTCGCCGTCTTCGGGCGGCATCTGCGGCAGGGTGATGTGTGTGATCGCTGAACACGGGCGCGGTGTATCCACCAGCGAGCTGAAGATCACGACCTGCACGCCGTGGACGCCTTCGCGTTCGTGCTGGGCGAGGTTGCTTTTCAGTTCCGCAAAGGCGCCGGGCAGGTTATTGCAGCGCGCCGGATCGGCGGTGATGGCATCCACGAGCGCTTGGGCGCGGAGCGGATCGCGCCGCAGTTCGAGCGGCGTGCCGCTCCAGACTGTGCGTCCCAGGGAGGTTGAGATCACATTGACCCTGGCGTGGGCGCCGGCGCGTTTGCTGGCCAGCGCCTTGAGATGCGCCAAAAGCATCATCTTGCTGGTCTGCGCACTGCCCGCATCGAGCAGAACGCCGGAGTCATCAATGATGAGTTCGAGTGCGATCTTGTCCTGCGCGAAGAGTGGCGCGCTCACCAAGAGCAGCAGGGTGAGGAGGTATTTCATGACGCGCTCCTCGATAAGGCCCGGCGCGAGGCTTTGAGGATGTGCGCGGTCGCCAGCCCCATCGCGGCGTTAATCAGGATCAGCGCCACACACATCAGCAGCATCGGCCAGAAACCCGTGGCATGTCCCGCCAGCGTCGGGATCGGTGAAGGCGCGCTCTCGGCGGCTACGCGCAAGTAAAGCGCCGCGAACTCGGTCACGACGACGAAGGCATAAAGAAGGAGCAGGAGTCCGGTCACGATCCGGCTCAGCGCATCGGCAAAGAAGCCCTGCGGGTTTCCGAAAATCTCCTTATGCCGCTCGATGAGCTGACCAAAGAGGAAGATGGGCGTCGCGACGGCGGCAAGGCCCAGAATCCCGTTGATCAGAGTCGAGACGGTGAGGTTCTGAACCCAGCCCCAGGGCGGCAGGCCGAGCGCATCGACGAGGAACACGTCGGAGCCCACGGTATTGACCAGCGAATAATTGGCCGTGTGCAGGAGCCAATTAAAGGCTTCCGCGCCCATGATCCCGGCCAGCTTGACGATGACCCAAAGCCGGTCGGCGGGCTCCAGGGGCAAGGCTGCATCGCCGCCTTTTGGCGGCTGCCAGCTTGAGAAGTTTTCTTCGAACTCGGACATGAAAGCCTCCTTGCGCCCGCCTGAAGGAAACTCCAGGACGGGCGCGTCACGGTTGATCGTGCGGCGCTCCGAACCTCAGGGACTTCGGACCGCCAGGGGGCTTTGCGCAAAGCTTGGAAAAATCGTAAGGGAAGGGCTCGGTTCAGGCGAGAAACAACGCCCGAGCTTGTCAAGTTCAGCGCCCCGGCAGCGATAATTCCTCATGCCCCGCAAAAACAGGCCGCCGAAGAACCGCTACTGCCGCCGCTCGAAACTCGGCGAAGAGGCGTTTGCGGGGTTGTTGTTCGACTGGTTTGCGAACCGCAGCGCTGAAGAATCGGCCAGCCGATTAAAGGAGCACTACGGCGTGAACATCAGCCGTCAGGGCGTGAACAAATATTTCCTGAATCTCGGCTATTACACATTTCTCAACTTCTATGTCCCCGACGCGCTGTTGCTCCTCCTCAGTCCTGATCTGGAGCAGAAGGGTTTTCCGGAAACCATCGCCCGCGAGCGGCGCTGGGTCTTCGCCTACAGTTTTGAGTTTGCGCAGGCGATGCTTAAAGCCGCACGGATCAGTCCCGAACGGAAGGCGGCGGCGTGTGATCGCCTTCTTGCGATCCCGGCTGCGCTCCGGCTCTATCTCGAAGACGGCGTGGTCTCATCAGAAGCGATGATCGAGAGCACAGCGCAGGGCGCCATCTTCACGCGCCTGCGTGATAACCAGTTCCTCGTGTCCGCCCTCCGCGAAATCAGACGCCGGACCTTCGGATACGCATCCGCACATTTCCTCTCCTATTTCGGGAAGGCCTATTTCATGGAGGCGTTCTCGATATCCTGCGAGCAACGCGGCAATGACCAGGCCACGCTGAACAATGTCTGGGTTCAGATGGGAATACGCCTGCCACTGACGACCTATCTGCAAGTCAATCCGATGACGGTTATGGAACCAGCCCGCATTGCGGCGACGATCCCCGGTCTGATCCGAGGATTGACGGATGAGGGGCGTGAACCCTAAAGCAGGCCGCCGCAGTTCTTCAATGAAGCATGGAGAACGCGATCTTCTTGAGCCACGCGTGTTTGGTTTCGAGCATATGGCCGCGTCCATATTTCGGGCCACGGCTGCGGTGTCCCATCAACTCGTCGATCACTTCCTCGGGCGCGCCCGCATCGCGCAGCCTGTCCTTGAACGTGTGCCGCAGCGAATAGAGGGAATGATCCTCTGTGGGCTTCAGATTGTTCTCCCGCAGGTATTTGTTGATCGTTGTCGAGACGGTATCGGCGTTGCGGTAGTGGGAAAAGCCCGTCGGGAGTTGCGAGAACGCATAGAGCGAGGAACCCACGAGCGGAATCTTTCGTTGCGAGTGCAGCGTCTTGAGCGCGTGGTCGCCGCGAGCCCTGATCCAGATATGAGGAATATTGTCCTCTAGCAGGATGTCGTCGGGTTGGAGGCCAATGAGTTCCGATTCCCGCGCCCCGGTATCGGCCATTGCGAAGATCAGGAGGCGTGCTTCGGCATTCAGGCCGGCGAGCGCACCGCCACGGAGAAGTGTCTGTTGCACATAGGACGCCTCGAAGGGCGGACGAGAATTGTCGAGTTCCTTGAGCCGCGTCCGTGCAAAGAGAACGTCGATGTTCGTTCCGATCTCCTGAGCGGCGCAGACCGTTTGAAGGATGTCACGCACGTAAAGCAGGTTCTTGTTGACGGTGCCTGCTACAGCGCTTCCGTCCGATACGCGGTCCATCCACCACTGGCGGTATTTGAGAATGTCGCCTCTAGCGACTTCATGGATAGACTTGTCGTCCACCACTGCAATGAATCCGTTCCATGCCGCGATCCGGGGGTTCTTCCATTTTCTGATTTGGTGATCGGACTTGTTGACCAGTCGGTCCGAGCAAAGCGGCCAGAACCTCTCCAAAATCTCGCTGAGCATGACCGTCGGAGCATTCAGCCCACCCAGGACCGCGGTGACGACTTTCGGTTGCTCAATTGCGCCCGCAGCCACGCGGACACGTTCCATGACTTCCTCAAGGGGAGCTTTGGCGATTTCTGCGACGCTCTTGTAAGCAAATCCATGTGCCTTCGCGAGCTTTACGGCGGCACGGTAAGCCGCGACGCGGTCTGTCTGGCCGTTCGTCTTGATCAGGCTGCGCCAGAAATCCTCGATGTAATCGTTGTAGATCGCAGCCTTGCGGTGCGCTTCTCTTTCATCGCGCGTTCCGAGCGATATTTTGATGGATGTGCGTGTCTCGAACGGGAGAACGTAACCGGGAACTCGCCGTCTGTAGTAGTAATAATCTCCGCGTCTGAAAACATAAGACTGCATCCGCTCCGTGTCCCATCACGACATTCGATTTGTATCTCAAAAATGAGTAAAGAAAAACCTTCGGGCGGTCAAGAAAAAACCACATGCAAGTCATATCAATATCTTAAGATGGAAATAGTTAACGACTGGTAAAGAAAAATGGCGGAGAAGACAGGATTCGAACCTGCGAGGAGTTGCCCCCTACACGCTTTCCAGGCGTGCGCCTTCAACCGCTCGGCCACTTCTCCGTAAGGGAAAACAGGAGTTTTTCCCGATTATTCCATTTCAGAAACCGGACACTACCTTTATGTGAGTAAAAATTCAACCCGCCTTTTCGTTCGCCCCCGCGATTGTTAAGATATTCGTTAACTTTTCATGCCTAGAGGGTTGAATGATGCGCAAACTCCTGATCCTGATCGCTTTCCTGCCGCTCGTCGCCGCCGTTGGCCACGATGTCTATCAGTTTATCCAGAATAAGGAAAAGGGCTTCCGCTTCTCCGATGTCGGCTGGCTCTGGGCAAAATACGACCCGCAAAGCCACCAGCAGATGAGGGAGCAGCTCAACACCCTGATGGAGCAGGCCGAGGAAAACCGCGAGCCGGAAATGATCGCCGAACCGATCGAGGAACCCGTGCCCCCGGTTCCCGCCCCGCAGGCCACCGACCTTCCGCCCCAGACGACGGAAGCCCAGCCCCTGACCCCTGAACCCGGCGCGGCTCAAGCGCCGACCCCGGCCCCGCAAACGCCTGAAGCCCTTGACGATGAGACAGGAAAAGTCAAAGTCATCATAAAGAAAAAGGATGCCCTGCCGAAAACCACCGAAGTTCTGGGCGGAGCGGCGGGCTTTGCCGCCTTCCTGATGCAGCAAAAGGCCGTAGTCGTCGCCGGCGGCTTCGCCGCCCTCATGATGCTCCTGATGTGGATTTGCGGGTCAGTGAAGCTCGGCCGCAAAAAGGATATGGATGACGACCTGCTGTCGAACCGCAAAAAGGGCGGCAATTACAAATATAGCCGCAAATAACGGTCTACTGAACGCAATCGCTCATCGCCGCAACCTCTGCACAAATCAAATCCAGATCCTCAGGCCGCGAAAGCCTGTGCTCCCCGTCTTCGACATAAACAATCCGTGTCTGCGGCCCTTGAAACTGGCGGGCGATATCCTCCGCCGTCTGCCACGGCACATCTTGATCCAGCCGCCCGTGCAGCAAAGTCACGGGAACGGCGATCGGATGCTCCCGGCTCAAAACGCAGCGTTCCCGCCCGTCCACAATCAGCTTTTTCGTAATGACATAGGGCGGCCCATAAGCACTCGGAACCTCCACAAACCCTTGCTCCTCGACCTCCTGCCGTTGCGCGTCCGAAAGTTCCCGCTCAATGGCCACTGTAAAATCGGGAGCCGCGGCAATCCCGACCAACCCCTTCACCCGCTCCGGCCGCTCAAGCAGCAGCAGCAAAGAAATCCACCCGCCCATCGAAGACCCGACCAGAACGACATCCCCCGGCACGACCTGATCCAGAATATCCCGCGCATCCGCAAACCACTGCCCGATGCAGCCCTCGGCGAACCGCCCCTCGGAAACCCCGTGCCCGGAATAATCGAACCGCACGAACCCCTGCCCCCGCGCACGGCAATGCGCCTCGAGCGCCAAAGCCTTGCTCCCGCTCATATCCGACCGGAACCCGCCCAGAAACATCACGCAGGGCAGTCGGCATCCCTCCACAGCAGGAAAATAATGATAAGCCAGCGTATCCCGTCCGGGGCGGTGAAGATGGCGGGGACTCATGATCCGTCCTTAGGGTTAATCGTGCACAGAAACCGCCTTCCGCAAGGGCGAACCTTGCGTCCGGGCGGCGTTCGCTTTATACATAGACCAGACGCCGGGGGCTTTCCACCCCCCAAACCGGAATTGTGTAGAGGACAATGAGCGCCACGCCCTTCGAACCCGTGATCATGCAGATCGTCCCGGAACTTGGCGCTGGCGGCGCCGAACAGGGCTGCATCGATATTGCCGCGGAACTCGTAAGGGCGGGTGCAAAATCCATCGTGGTCTCCAATGGCGGCTTCCGTATCCCCGAGCTTATCCGCGCCGGGGCGCTGCATATCAACCTTCCGGTCCACAGCAAAAATCCGGTCATCATGTGGCGCAACATCGCCCGCCTGCAAAAACTGATCCGTCAGCACAAGGTCAATATTGTCCACGCCCGCAGCCGCGCCCCCGCCTGGAGCGCCTATAAGGCCTGCAAAAATACCGAGGCGCATTTCATCACCACCTGCCACGCGCCCTATAATATCAGCGGCGAGGCCAAGCGCCTCTATAACCGCTCCATCGCGCAGGGTGAACTCGTCATCGCCATCTCCGATTATGTGGCTGACTATTTGCGGAAAAACTACGATCTCGACAACGGAAAAATCCGCGTCATCCCCCGCGGCATCCCGATCGAGCGATTCCACCCCACCGCCGTCACACCCGAGCGCCTGATTACCCTCTCCCGCGAACTGCGGATTCCCGAAGGCTCGAACATCATCATGATGCCCGGCCGCCTCACGCGCTGGAAGGGCCACCACGTCCTGATCGACGCGATTGAAAAACTCGACCGTCAGGATATCTTCTGCGTGATGATCGGCTCCGATCAGGGCCGCAGCGAATACCGCAAGGAACTGGAAGAAGCCATCACAAAAAAAGACCTCGGCAGCAAAATCCGCATCGTCGATCACTGCAACGATATGCCCGCCGCCTATATGCTCAGCACCGTCGTCGTCTCTGCCTCCACCGACCCCGAAGGCTTCGGCCGCGTCCCTGTCGAGGCGCAGGCGATGGGCCGCCCGATTGTCGCCACCGATCACGGCGGCGCGCAGGAAACCATCGTCCGTGGCCAGACCGGCTGGCTCGTCCCGCCCAACGATGCGCCCGCATTGGCCAAGGCCATCGAAGAGGCGCTGTCCCTGAACCCGATGCAACGCGCCGTTCTCGCCACCCGCTCCATGGCGCACGTCGCGGCGCACTTCACCCGCGAAAGAATGGCCGAAGCCACGCTGGGCGTTTACGCCGAATTGCTGCAGGGCCGCCTCCGCAGCCCCATGCGGATCGAACCCTTCGAACACTATACCGAAAGCCAGCGCGCCAGAGCGTTCGGATAATATGACTCCGACCGACAAAGGCGAGAGGATTCTGGTCATCAAGCTGGGTGCGCTCGGCGATTTCATCCAGGCGCTCGGCCCCATGGCCGCCATTCGCCGCGCCCATCCACGCGCCCGCATCACGCTCCTGACTACGAAACCCTTTGAAGAATTCGCCCGCCGCTGCGGCTATTTTGATGAAATCTGGCGGGATGAAAAACCCTCCGCGCTCAATCTCCCCGGCTGGCTGTCCTTGCGAAAAAAACTGCGCGGCGGGAGTTTCACACGCGTCTACGATTTGCAGAACAGCGATCGCACGTCGCTCTACCTGAAACTCTTCGGAAAAAAGCACAGACCGGAATGGGTCGGCGCGGCCCGCGGCGCCTCGCACCGCAACGCCTCCCCTGACCGCTCGAAGGGCCATGCCATCGACGGACATATCCAAACCCTGGCCCTCGCAGGAATCACGGATATCGCCATCGACAATCTCGGCTGGATCGAGGAAGACCTGACAATTTTTAATCTTCCGCCCGCCTATGTTCTCATGGTTCCGGGCAGCGCGCCGCAGCATCCGCACAAACGCTGGCCTGCTGAAAATTACGCCGCCCTCGCTTCTCTCTTGTCCGAACGGCAAATCCATCCCGTGCTTCTCGGCACGGCGGCGGAAAGCGAAGTGACGGATAAAATAAAATCGCTCTGCCCGTCGGCCTTAGACCTCAGCGGGAAAACCACCCTCTTCCAGATCGCGGCGATGGCCAGAAACGCATATGGAGCGATTGGAAACGATACGGGACCGATTCATTTGATCGCGGCCACCGGCTGCCCCACACTGGCCCTGTTCTCCGGCTCAAGCAACAAGATCAAACACGCC
The sequence above is drawn from the Alphaproteobacteria bacterium genome and encodes:
- a CDS encoding alpha/beta hydrolase, whose amino-acid sequence is MFLGGFRSDMSGSKALALEAHCRARGQGFVRFDYSGHGVSEGRFAEGCIGQWFADARDILDQVVPGDVVLVGSSMGGWISLLLLLERPERVKGLVGIAAAPDFTVAIERELSDAQRQEVEEQGFVEVPSAYGPPYVITKKLIVDGRERCVLSREHPIAVPVTLLHGRLDQDVPWQTAEDIARQFQGPQTRIVYVEDGEHRLSRPEDLDLICAEVAAMSDCVQ
- a CDS encoding glycosyltransferase family 4 protein, which encodes MSATPFEPVIMQIVPELGAGGAEQGCIDIAAELVRAGAKSIVVSNGGFRIPELIRAGALHINLPVHSKNPVIMWRNIARLQKLIRQHKVNIVHARSRAPAWSAYKACKNTEAHFITTCHAPYNISGEAKRLYNRSIAQGELVIAISDYVADYLRKNYDLDNGKIRVIPRGIPIERFHPTAVTPERLITLSRELRIPEGSNIIMMPGRLTRWKGHHVLIDAIEKLDRQDIFCVMIGSDQGRSEYRKELEEAITKKDLGSKIRIVDHCNDMPAAYMLSTVVVSASTDPEGFGRVPVEAQAMGRPIVATDHGGAQETIVRGQTGWLVPPNDAPALAKAIEEALSLNPMQRAVLATRSMAHVAAHFTRERMAEATLGVYAELLQGRLRSPMRIEPFEHYTESQRARAFG
- a CDS encoding glycosyltransferase family 9 protein, producing the protein MTPTDKGERILVIKLGALGDFIQALGPMAAIRRAHPRARITLLTTKPFEEFARRCGYFDEIWRDEKPSALNLPGWLSLRKKLRGGSFTRVYDLQNSDRTSLYLKLFGKKHRPEWVGAARGASHRNASPDRSKGHAIDGHIQTLALAGITDIAIDNLGWIEEDLTIFNLPPAYVLMVPGSAPQHPHKRWPAENYAALASLLSERQIHPVLLGTAAESEVTDKIKSLCPSALDLSGKTTLFQIAAMARNAYGAIGNDTGPIHLIAATGCPTLALFSGSSNKIKHAPQGKNVVILQKEKLSDLDIKTVHAAAENIFKIKDLKPDRKSG